CCGGGCCTGGTCTACGAGGTGGCCCCCGGCAAGGAGGCCGCGCACGCCCTGGTGGTGACCGCGGCCGGCGACGCCGAGCTGCGCTCGCTCGCGCACCGCTGGGCCAAGGCCGCGCCGCCGTCCGACCTGCTGTGGGAGTTCCACCCGTCGCGCCAGGCCAACCCGCAGGCGACGGAGCTCCGGCTCGACGTGGGCGAGCACGTGTTCGAGCTCGACAAGCTCATGCTCGGCCTGCGCGTGCCGCGCAACCAGCCCAGGGTGGACGTGGCCGCCTACCATCCGATCTTCGGCGACCTCGACGACGACACCCGGATGGAGACCACGCTGCTGGCCCTCGACTGGCTCCTCGGCGAGGACGACGTGGCCAGGTGGGTGGGCGAGATCACGGCGGTCACGTTCGAGCCGATCGACTCGGTGGCGGCGGTGCACCTGCCCGCCGTGGTCGCCGACGTGGCCTCCGGCTACGCCGAGGAGGAGTGGGTGCTGCTGGAGGGCCAGACCGGCACCGGCGCGCCGCTGGTCGCCACCGCCCGCCATCCGCTGCGTCCGGTGGACCACCCGCTCTTCGACCAGCACATCGCGATCACGCTCCCGTACGCCCACCGCGACGAGAACGGCCTGCCGGTCGGCGACTCGCTGACCGCGCTGCGCGACTTCGAGGAGCGCCTGGCGGCGCGGCTGCTCAAGCTGCGCGACGACGCCGTGCTGGCCGCGCACCTCAGCGCCGAGGGGCATCGGGTGATCCATGTGTACGCCGATCCGACGGGCGACGCGGCGATCCACGCCAAGGAGCTGATCGTGGGGTGGGAGGAGGGCGAGCCCCGGGTGGACGTGGCCGCCGACCCGGCCTGGACCGCGGTGGCGCCGTTCCTGACCTGACCCCGCCCGCCTGACCCACGTCCACGCCCGCGCCCGGGCGGGCACGGTGGCTCGTCGCGGGCTAGCCGAGGCCGGCGCGGCGGGCGCGTTCGACCGCGGCCGGCAGCACCTCGATCAGCCGGTCCACGTCGTCGCGCGTCGAGGTGTGCCCGAGCGTGAAGCGCAGCGAGCCGCGCGCCGCCGCCGCGTCGGCGCCCATGGCCAGCAGCACGTGGGACGGCTGCGCGACCCCGGCGGAGCAGGCCGATCCGGTCGAGCACTCCACCCCCTTGGCGTCGAGCAGCATGAGCAGCGCGTCGCCCTCGCAGCCGGGGAAGGAGAAGTGCGCGTTGCCGGGCAGCCGGTGGGCGGGGTCGCCGTTGAGCACCACGTCCGGCACCGCGTCGCGTACGCGCTGGATGAGCTCGTCGCGCAACGCCACCAGCCGCCGCTCCAGCGCCTCCTGCTCACGCACGGCGCTGCTGACGGCGGCGGCGAGCCCGGCGATGGCGGGCGCGTCGAGCGTGCCGGAGCGCACGTCGCGCTCCTGCCCGCCGCCGTGCTGCACGGAGACCGGCGTCAGCCCTCTGGCCAGCAGCAGCGCGCCGACCCCCATCGGCCCGCCGATCTTGTGGCCGGTCAGCGTGAGCGCGTCGGCGCCCGAGCCGGAGAACGACACGGGCAGCTGCCCGACCGCCTGAACGGCGTCGGTGTGGAACGGGATGCCGTGGTCGTGCGCGATGGCGGCCAGCACGTGCACCGGCTGGACGGTGCCGACCTCGTTGTTGGCCCACATGACGCTGATCATGGCCACGCCGCCGGGGTCGCGCTCGATGGCGGCACGCAGCGTCTCCGGGTGCAGCCGCCCGTGCTCGTCGACCTCCAGCAGCTCCACCTCGGCGCCCTGGCTGTCGGCCAGCCAGTGGGCGGGGTCGAGCGCGGCGTGGTGCTCCACCGAGCTGATCAGCACCCGCCTGCGCGGGCGGCGCGCCCAGTAGAGGCCCTTGATCGCCAGATTGTCGGCCTCGGTGCCGCCGGAGGTGAAGACGACCTCGCTGGGCCGGGCGCCGAGCGCGCCGGCGATCGTCTCGCGTGACTCCTCGACCACCCTGCGCACCTGACGACCGGCCGCGTGCAGCGAGGAAGCATTTCCGACGTGTTTGAGTTGAGCCGTCATGGCCTCGATCGCTTCGGGCAGCATGGGGGTGGTCGCCGCATGATCAAGATAGGCCGACGGTCTGGTCACGTGCTCAGGGTATCTCGTTTGCGACTGTACCGTCCGGACGGTACAGTAGAGGCATGCGAAGGGACGAGCTGTTGGACGCGGCAGAGGATCTGCTCTGCGACCAGGGCTCGGCCGCGCTCACCCTGGCGGCCGTGGCCGACCGGGCGGGCGTGAGCAAGGGCGGCCTGCTCTATCACTACGGCTCCAAAGAGGCTCTGATCAAGGGCATGGTGGAGCGGTTGATCGAAGACTTCGACGCACTGATGGCCGCCCAGTCCGGCGAGACGTACACCGAGCGTTACCTGGGCGCCACCCTGGCCGCCGTCCGTTCCGGCCGGCTGCGACGATGGGCGGTCGTCACGGGCGCGTCGGGCAACCTCTTCCTGCTCGCACCGCTGCGCGAGGCCATGACCCGGTGGCACGGCGAGGGGTTGAGCGAGGAGCCCGACCCGGTGGCCTCGCAGATCGTCCGCCTGGCGTGTGAGGGCCTGTGGGACGTGGCCAGCCACGACCCCGAGCTGCACACCGAGGCCGACCTCCAGGTCCTGGAGCAGCGTCTCAAGGCGCTACTCAAACCCTCGCCCGCCTGAGCGGCCCCCTCGTCCCCGCCCGGCCTTCGCGGCCGGCCGAACGCACGTCGCGACCCTTCCCAGGGTGCCGCGCGGCGCCCAACCCTCACCGGCCCAGGCACGACACCGTGCCTTGACACGCCCCTGCGGCGGCCGGCCCATCCCCATCGATCATGGCGTCGAAGCACTTCCGGCCGTGAAGACGCTTCGCTCAAGGCGACTCAGCCTGCCCGATATATCCCCGAAAAATACGACTTTCAGTGAGGTGGCCTTATGACCCGCGAGTTGAGGAGTGCCCGTTACGGGGCGGTCCTCACCTTTGTCCTTGCCGGCCTGATGGTGGGCACGATGACCGTGCGCATCCCCGCCCTGACCGACAAACTCGGCCTGTCCGAGGCCATGGTCGGGACGATCCTGCTGGTATGGGGCCTGGGCGCTCTGGTGACGATGCAGTCCATGCGGCGCGTCATGGCGCGCGTGGGCAGCCGGACGCTCCTGCGGGCAGGCGGTCCCCTGACGGCACTCGGCCTCCTCGGCGTGGCCCTGGCGCCCGACCTCCCCCTGCTCCTGGTGGCCGTGGCGCTCTTCGGCATGGCCTTCGGCACCGTGGACGTCGCCATGAACGCCCAGGGCTCCGCCGTCGAGCAGGCGTACGGGCGCCCGCTGATGAACGGCATGCACGCCGGCTGGTGCGTGGGCGCCATCTCGGCGGGCGGGCTGGGCAGCCTGGCGATCGCCGTCGGCCTGCCGTTCACCGCGAACGTGGCGCTGATCGCCCTCGTGTCGCTGCCGGCCCTGCTCCTGCTGGGCCGCACGTACCTGGCGGAGCCCCCGGCGGCGGAGACCGCGCAGGAGGGGCGCCGGCGCATGCCGCCGATCGTCTACCTGCTCGGCACCATCATGTTCTTCGCGTTCATGGTCGAGGGCACCGTCGCCGACTGGAACGGCCTCTACCTGCGCGACGAGCTCGGCGCCCCCGAGGCCGTGGCGGCGCTCGGCTACCCGGTCTTCGAGGTGGGCATGCTGATCGCCCGGCTCACGGGTGACCGGCTGCGGCTGCGGTTCGGGGTGCGCGGGATGCTGACCGTGTCCGGGGTGGCCACGGCCGGGTTCTTCGCCGTCGTGCTGATGGCGCCGGCGGCGGTGGTGGCGGTGTCGGCGATGTTCTTCGTCGGGCTCGGCGTGGCGACGATCTCGCCGCTCACGCTGTCCCTGGCCGGGACCGCGACCGACGCTCCCGGGCCTGCGATCGCCCAGGCCGGCGCCATGGGGTACGCGGGGCTGCTGCTCGGGCCGGTGGTGATCGGCTTCCTGTCGGACGCGACCTCGCTCCGTACGGCGCTGGGCATCGGCGTGGTGCTCGGCGTGCTCATCGCGGTGGCGGGGCGGCTGCTGCCGCGCCGCGAGCCGGCCGAGCTGGGCGCCCTGCCCGCCCGCGAGCCCGTGAAGGCCGCCGCCTGACATCATCGGACGAGGAGCACCTGGCGTTCCTGGCGCGCTACCCCACCCTCCCCGGCTACGTCCTGGTCAGCCCGAAGCGGCACGTCGAGCACGTCGTACGCGACCTCGACGAGCGGGCCTTCCACGCGATCATGGGCGTGGTCAGGAGGGTGGCGCCGGCCGTGGAGTCGGTGGTGCCGTCGGAGCGTACGTACGTGCTCTCGCTCGGCAGCCGGCAGGGCAACGCGCACCTGCACTGGCACGTCGCCCCGCTCCCACCCGGCACCCCGTACGAACAGCAGCAGTTCCACGCGCTGATGTCGGAGAACGGCGTGCTGCGCTGGGACCGGGAGCGGGCCGAGGAGCTGGCCGCCCGCCTCAGGGCGGCGCTCTCCTGAGACCTTTCTGTGGATCCCGCGCGGGCCCCGTCACGCCCCCCACGTGACGGCCCCCGCGCTCACAGAGAACTCACAGAACCTCTCAGAACGCTTCCAACCCCCCACCCCACGCTGGACACCATGATCCAGCTCAGCGGACTGACCAAACGCTACGGCGAGCAGCTCGTCGTGGACGATCTCACCTTCACGGTACGACCAGGCCTCGTCACCGGCTTCCTCGGCCCGAACGGCGCCGGCAAGAGCACGACCATGCGCATGGTCCTCGGCCTCGACCTGCCCACCGCCGGCACGGCCACCATCGACGGCCGCCCCCACCACGAGCTGGCGCACCCGCTGCGCGTGATCGGCTCGATGCTGGAGGCGCAGGCCGTGCACCCGCGCCGGACCGCGTACAAGCACCTGCTCTACCTGGCCCAGACCAACGACCTGCCCGCCTCCCGCGTGGAGGAGGTGCTCGGCCTGGTCGGGCTGTCGGACGCGGCGGGACGGCGGGCGGGCGCGTTCTCGCTGGGCATGAGCCAGCGGCTGGGCATCGCCGCCGCCCTGCTCGGCGACCCGCCGGTGCTGATGCTGGACGAGCCGGTCAACGGGCTGGACCCGGAGGGCGTTCGGTGGATCCGCACGCTGATCAGGGCGCTGGCCGCCGAGGGCCGCACCGTGCTGGTCTCCAGCCATCTCATGAGCGAGATGGCGGTGACCGCCGACCGGCTGGTGGTGATCGGCAAGGGGCGGCTCATCGCCGAGGGCGAGCTGGGCGAGTTCACCGAGACGGGGGCGGCGGTGGTCGTCCGCACGCCCGGCGCGGCGGCGTTCGCCAGGCGGCTGGAGCTGGCCGGCGCCCGCGTGCAGGCGGGGGAGGACGGCGAGCTGCTCGTCACCGGGCTGGGCATGCCGGACGTGGGGCGGCTGGCCTGCGCCGAGAGCGTGCCCCTGGAGGAGCTGACCACGCGGCGGGTGTCACTGGAGGAGGCGTTCATGGACCTGACCAGCGACGCCGTCGAGTACGGAGCGGCCCGATGATCGAGACGGGGCCGCTCAGGGCGGAGTGGACGAAGTTCGCCAGCATCAGGGCCACCATGGTGTTGTCGCTGGTGACCGTGGCCGTGTCAGGGGCGTTCGGGTGGCTGTTCGGCAACGCGGCGGCCACCGAGTACGCCGAGCTCACGGCGCGGGAGCGGCTCGACTTCCAGCCGCTGGACATGGGGATGCGCGGGGTGTTCATCGCCCAGCTCCTGCTCGCGGCGCTCGGCGTGCTCATCGTCTCCTCGGAGTACGGCTCGGGCACCATGCGGGCCAGCCTGTCGGCCGTGGGCAGGCGTGGCCGGCTGCTGGCCGCCAAGGCCGGGCTGACCGTGCTGACCGCCCTGCCGGTGAGCGTGGCCGCGCTCTGGCTGATGTACACGATCAGCCAGGTCACGCTGGCCGCGAACGGCGTGCCGTACCTGATGCCCGGCGACCCGGCCGCGTTGCGGATGCTGCTGCTCGGGCCGGTCGTGCTGACGTTGCTGGCGGTGTTCGGGCTGGCGCTGGGTTTCCTGCTGCGCTCCACGGCCTCCGCCGTGAACGCCGGCACCGCGTTCCTGCTGGTGCCCGTCCTGGCCACGCCCTCGCCCGCACCGGTGCGCGACTTCATCCAGAGCTTCTGGCCCAACACGACCGCCTTCAGGGCGCTCTCGGGGACGTCCGAGCTGCCGCCGTTGGTGGCGTTCGGGCTGTTCGTCGCTTTCGTCGCGGTCCTAATGATCGCGGCCTTCGTGCACTTCAAGCAGCGGGACGCCTGATTACGCTGGACCACGGGAGGTGCCGCACATGGGCGAACGGCTGCTGGTGGTCGACGACGAACCCACGGTCAAGGAGCTGCTGTCGGCGACGCTGCGCTTCGCGGGCTTCACCGTGACCTCCGCCGACAGCGGCACTCAGGCCCTGGAGGCGGCCCGGCTCGACCCGCCCGACCTGGTGCTGCTCGACGTCATGCTGCCGGACCTGGACGGCTTCGAGGTCCTGCGCCGCCTGCGCGGGCTGCCCAGGGCCGGCGGGCGGCCAGGGCCGGTGCCGGTGCTGTTCCTGACGGCCCGCGACGCCACCGCCGACAAGGTCAACGGGCTCAGGCTCGGCGGCGACGACTACGTGACCAAGCCGTTCGACCTGGAGGAGCTGCTGGCCAGGATCCGGGCGATCCTGCGGCGCACGGGCGCGGTCCCCGACGACCACACGCTCGTGGTGGGGGATCTGGAGGTCGATCCCGACGCCCACCAGGTGACCAGGGCGGGGCGGCCGGTGCGGCTGTCCCCCACCGAGTTCAGGCTGCTGCACCACCTGGTGCTGAACGCCGGCCGGGTGGTGCCGAAGTCGCAGATCCTGGAGCACGTGTGGCGCTACGACTTCGCCGGCGACACGAGCATCGTGGACACGTACGTCAGCTACCTGCGCCGCAAGCTGGACACCACCGAGCCCAAGCTGATCCAGACCGTGCACGGGGTCGGCTACCTGCTGCGCAGGCCGCGGCCATGAGGCTGTCGCTGCGGGCCCGGCTCCTGTCGATCACGGTGGCCCTGCTGGTCGTCGGCCTGGTGGTGATCAGCTCCGTCGTCGTACGACAACTGGAGCACCAGCTCCTGGCCCGGGTGGACGCCCAGCTCGCCCCCATGAGCAGGGCGCTGGCCACGGTGCCGCCCGACCTGCTGGACCGGCTGCAGACCCAGGTGGGCCAGGGGCCGCTGGCGGCGGACTCGCTCGACCTGATCACCAGGGGGTACGCGGGTTACCTGTCCGCCGGCGGCGTCGTGCTGCGGTCGTTCGGCGACCGTGCGGGCCCGCACCTGCCCCGCCTCGACGCCGCCGCGGTGACGGCCCGCGGCGGCGAGCCGTTCACCGTGGCGGGCGACGACGGCCAGGAGTGGCGGGCCGTGGTGCTGCCCGCGCGCGGCACCACCCGTCACTCCGGGGTGGTCGCCGCGGTGTCGCTGGAGGCCGTGCACGCGACCGTCGGCCGGGTGCGCGCGGCCTGCCTGGTGGCCGGCTCGATCCTGCTGGCCGTGCTGGCGCTGGCGGGCGGCATCGCGATCAGGGCAGGGCTGGCGCCGCTGCGCCGCGTGGAGGAGACCGCCGCGGCCATCGCGGGCGGCGACCTCAGCAGACGCGTGCCCGAGCCCGCCACCTCCGGCACCGAGGTGGGGCGGCTGGCCCGTTCGCTCAACACGATGCTCGCCCAGATCGAGCAGGGCGTGGCGGTGAAGGTGGAGTCGGAGGCCAGGATGCGCAGATTCGTCGCCGACGTCAGCCACGAGCTGCGCACACCGCTGTTCGGGATCAAGGGCTTCTCCGAGCTGTACCGCATGGGCGGCACCGAGGCCGGGCCCGCCATGGCCCGCATCGAGAGCGAATCGGGCCGGCTGGCCGAGCTGGTGGACGACCTGCTGCTGCTCGCCGGCCTCGACGAGAGCGACGGCCCCGGGCTCGACCTGACCCCGATGGACCTGCGTACGCTGGCCGCCGACGCCCGCCACGACTTCACCGCCCTCGACCCCACCAGGGCGATCGCCTTCACCGGCCCGTCCGGCGGCCCGGCGGCCAGCGCGCCCGTGCTGGGCGACGAGGCCCGGCTGCGGCAGGTGGTCAGCAACCTCGTCGGCAACGCCGTCACCCACACCCCCGCCGGCACGCCGGTCAGGATCGGCGTGGGCACGGACGGCGGCGAGGCGGTGCTGGTGATCGCGGACGAGGGGCCCGGGCTCGGGCCCGAGGAGGCGGCGCGGGTGTTCGACCGCTTCTACCGCGCCGACGGCTCCCGCGCCCGCGCCACGGGCGGGGCCGGGCTCGGGCTGGCCATCGTCCGGTCGATCGTGGCGGCGCACGGGGGACGGGTGGAGCTGCGGTCGGCGCCGGGCGCGGGCGCGGCCTTCGAGATCAGACTGCCCGCCGCCGCACCCTAGCGCGTGCTGGGTGCAGTCGCCGTACGTCAGCCCTGCTGGGTGAAGTCGCCGTACGTGGGCTTGCCCGCAGGCCGGTAGACGCTGAGCACGCAGCCGCTCCCGGTCGTCCTGGACTCCACCAGCCGCAACGCCGACGGGGTGCGCCCCGGCTCGAACAGCCGCCGCCCGCTGCCCAGCACGACCGGGTACGTCCACAACCGCAGCTCGTCGATCAACCCGTGGTCCAGCAGGGCCCCGGCGAGGGCGCCGCTGCCGTGGATCTGCAGCTCCCGGCCAGGACGCGCCCTCAGCTCGGCGACCTCCTTCACCACGTCGGACCTGATGATCGTCGTGTTGTGCCACGCCGCCTCGTCCAGCGTCGTCGAGACGACGTACTTGGGCAGGGCGTTGAGGCTGTTGGCGACCACGTCGTCCGTGCCGGCGACGGTCGGCCAGTAGGCCGCGAAGATCTCGTACGTCCTGCGGCCCAGCAGGAACGCGTCGGCCTCGGCGAACCACCGCTCGGTGTGGATCCCCAGCTCCTCGTCGGCGTAGGGGAACTGCCAGCCGCCGTGCTCGAAGCCGCCGCTCGGGTCCTCGGTGGGAGTGCCTGGCCCCTGCATGACGCCGTCGAGGGTCAGGAACGTCGCCAAGGTGATCTTCATGATCGTGCTCCCATCGGTGTCGCCGGGCTCCGTACCGAAGAAGACCCGTCCGGCGGCCGGAACTCATCGCGCGCCCGGCGTCAGCTCGCCTGGCCGGTGGGCATGATGGTGACCTGCTGGAGGTTCGCCCGGGGCGGCAGGCTCGCCAGGAACCCGATCGTCCGCGCGACGTCCTCGGGCGTGAGCCACTCCATCTCCTGCCTGGAGCCCTCCAGCCAGCTCCGCGCGCCCTCGTCGGTGACGTGGCTCTGCAGCTCGGTGCCGACGATGCCCGGCTCGACCGCCGAGACCCGCACGTTCTTGGGCCCCAGCTCGGCCCGCAGGTGCCGCGACAGGTGCGTGACGAACGCCTTGGTGCCGGAGTAGACGGCGAAGTTCGGGAAGATGTTCTGCGCCGCGATGGAGGAGGTGTTGATCAGGTCGGCCACCCCGCGCTCACCGGCGGCCTTGACGAGCTGCGGGACGAACGCGCCGATCACGTTCATCAGGCCCGTGACGTTGAGGTCGATCTGGCGCTGCCACTGGTCGGCGGCCAGCTCCTCGATCGGGGCGGGCAGCATGACGCCCGCGTTGTTGAACAGCAGGTCGGCGCCGCCCAGCTCGGCCGCCACCCGCTCGGCCGCGGCCCGCACCGCCGCCGCGTCCGTGACGTCGGCCGCCAGCGCCAGGGCCCGGCCTCCGGCCCGCTCGACGCGGGCGACCAGGTCGTCCAGCCGCTCGGCGCGCCGCGCCAGCACGGCCACCCGCGCGCCCAGCCCGGCCAGGTGCTCGGCCGTGGCCTCGCCGATCCCGCTGGAGGCACCGGTGACGACAGCGACGCGGCCGGTGAGAGAGGTGCTCATCATGTACGCCTTCCGGATCTCGCGCGGCCCTGCGCCGCGCTCCTCCATCAGCACACCAGCCGCGGCACCACTCGCGGGGTGCCCGAGCATGCCCTGACCAGGCAGGTAATGGCGAGACAGGTACTGGCAGGGCCACCCCGGCGGCTTCCCTCGCGCGCCAGGCGGGTCACACTGGGGACATGGACCGCAGCCGCGACCTCGCCGACTTCCTGCGCTCACGCCGTGCCCGGCTCACCCCCGACCGTACGGGGCTGCCCGCCGACGGCCGTCCCCGCCGCGTACCCGGCCTGCGCCGCGACGAGGTGGCCCGGCTGGCCGGGGTCAGCACGGAGTACTACACGCGGCTGGAGCAGGGCCGCGCCGGCAACCCCTCGCCCGAGGTCACCGAGGCGCTCGCCCGCGCGCTCCAGCTCGACCCCGCCGAGCGCGAGCACCTCACCGACCTGCTGGCCCGCCCCGCCCGCCACGCCCCGATCGCCCCGCAACGCGTCAGGCCGGGGCTGTACCTGATGCTGCAGGCCCTCGACCACGTGCCCGCCTTCATCCTCGGCCGGCGCACCGACGTCCTGGCCTCCAACCGCCTGGCCCGCGAGGTGCTCACCGACTTCGAGTCCCTGCCCGCGCCCCACCGCAACCTGGCCCGCTATTACCTGCTCGACCCGGAGGCGCGCACCCGCACCGGCGACTGGGAGCGCATCGCCGCGGAGACCGTCGCCGTGCTCCGCCTCGAAGCCGGCCGCTACCCACACGACCGCCGCCTCTCCGACCTCGTCGGCGAGCTGACCCTGCGCTCACCCGAGTTCAGCACCTGGTGGCACGACCACCGCGTGCTGCGCCGCACCCATGGCAGCAAGACCTACCACCATCCGCTGGTCGGGGAGCTGCACTTCGCCTACGAGTCCCTCCAGCCTCCCGGCGACCCCGACCAGACGTTGTGCGTCTACAACGTCGAGCCCGGCTCCCCCACTGCCGAGGCCCTGCGCCTGCTGGCCGGCTGGACGGCGCCGGCCGCCTCGTCCTAGGACGCGCGGCAACCCGTTCTAGGAAAGGGATTGCTGGAAGAGGAAGACGATGAGCGAGGCCAGGATTCCGGCGACGTACTGCAGGATGCTGGCGGTCTTGATGGGCAGCGCGCGCAACGACGAATAATAGGAATACGCCTTGAGCTGCTCCTCGGAGTTGTTGAAGCGCACCCATGAATCGCGGGGATGCGTGTCGGACTCCAGCAGCGGCAGCAGGATGTCGTCCAAGTGCCGGCGCACCATCCTGGCGAGAGTGACGTACGGCTGCACGCCGACGTACAGGGCGATGCCGGCGCCCACCACAGGGAAGCTGATGATGAAAAGGCTCAACGCCATCCCGGGATTCTGTCTGGCCAGGATGATGCCGGTCAGCTCCGTCCCGATGAGCCCCACCCCCATCGCGGCCGCGACCAGGGCGTAGCAGCGGCACAGATGGACCATCGCCGGCGTACGCGCCGGGTCGATCCACGAGAAGCGCAACCCGCTGAAATATCGAATGCGCAGCGGCAGGTCAGCGAAGGTGACCAGCCAGTACAACGCGTTGCCGCCGAGCAATCCCGACCAGCCGGCATGCACGTACAGAGCCACCGTCGAGTCCATGCTGCTCGCCGACTGCAACGACGTGAACAACACCAGGGCGCAGGCGATGGCGACTCCACCCAGCGAGCTCAGCGACTGCCAGCCGAATCTCATGCGCCTGCGCAGCCAGCCGATCAGCTCATCGCGTTGCGGAGAATCGC
The nucleotide sequence above comes from Nonomuraea gerenzanensis. Encoded proteins:
- a CDS encoding TetR/AcrR family transcriptional regulator; amino-acid sequence: MRRDELLDAAEDLLCDQGSAALTLAAVADRAGVSKGGLLYHYGSKEALIKGMVERLIEDFDALMAAQSGETYTERYLGATLAAVRSGRLRRWAVVTGASGNLFLLAPLREAMTRWHGEGLSEEPDPVASQIVRLACEGLWDVASHDPELHTEADLQVLEQRLKALLKPSPA
- a CDS encoding cysteine desulfurase family protein encodes the protein MTRPSAYLDHAATTPMLPEAIEAMTAQLKHVGNASSLHAAGRQVRRVVEESRETIAGALGARPSEVVFTSGGTEADNLAIKGLYWARRPRRRVLISSVEHHAALDPAHWLADSQGAEVELLEVDEHGRLHPETLRAAIERDPGGVAMISVMWANNEVGTVQPVHVLAAIAHDHGIPFHTDAVQAVGQLPVSFSGSGADALTLTGHKIGGPMGVGALLLARGLTPVSVQHGGGQERDVRSGTLDAPAIAGLAAAVSSAVREQEALERRLVALRDELIQRVRDAVPDVVLNGDPAHRLPGNAHFSFPGCEGDALLMLLDAKGVECSTGSACSAGVAQPSHVLLAMGADAAAARGSLRFTLGHTSTRDDVDRLIEVLPAAVERARRAGLG
- a CDS encoding response regulator transcription factor, which gives rise to MGERLLVVDDEPTVKELLSATLRFAGFTVTSADSGTQALEAARLDPPDLVLLDVMLPDLDGFEVLRRLRGLPRAGGRPGPVPVLFLTARDATADKVNGLRLGGDDYVTKPFDLEELLARIRAILRRTGAVPDDHTLVVGDLEVDPDAHQVTRAGRPVRLSPTEFRLLHHLVLNAGRVVPKSQILEHVWRYDFAGDTSIVDTYVSYLRRKLDTTEPKLIQTVHGVGYLLRRPRP
- a CDS encoding DUF695 domain-containing protein, encoding MRLFGRKDADEGAGGPAEAIAGFWTWWQEARPRLDALLGAGDAEGVEELLTPAVAAIDPGLVYEVAPGKEAAHALVVTAAGDAELRSLAHRWAKAAPPSDLLWEFHPSRQANPQATELRLDVGEHVFELDKLMLGLRVPRNQPRVDVAAYHPIFGDLDDDTRMETTLLALDWLLGEDDVARWVGEITAVTFEPIDSVAAVHLPAVVADVASGYAEEEWVLLEGQTGTGAPLVATARHPLRPVDHPLFDQHIAITLPYAHRDENGLPVGDSLTALRDFEERLAARLLKLRDDAVLAAHLSAEGHRVIHVYADPTGDAAIHAKELIVGWEEGEPRVDVAADPAWTAVAPFLT
- a CDS encoding MFS transporter; amino-acid sequence: MTRELRSARYGAVLTFVLAGLMVGTMTVRIPALTDKLGLSEAMVGTILLVWGLGALVTMQSMRRVMARVGSRTLLRAGGPLTALGLLGVALAPDLPLLLVAVALFGMAFGTVDVAMNAQGSAVEQAYGRPLMNGMHAGWCVGAISAGGLGSLAIAVGLPFTANVALIALVSLPALLLLGRTYLAEPPAAETAQEGRRRMPPIVYLLGTIMFFAFMVEGTVADWNGLYLRDELGAPEAVAALGYPVFEVGMLIARLTGDRLRLRFGVRGMLTVSGVATAGFFAVVLMAPAAVVAVSAMFFVGLGVATISPLTLSLAGTATDAPGPAIAQAGAMGYAGLLLGPVVIGFLSDATSLRTALGIGVVLGVLIAVAGRLLPRREPAELGALPAREPVKAAA
- a CDS encoding SDR family oxidoreductase yields the protein MEERGAGPREIRKAYMMSTSLTGRVAVVTGASSGIGEATAEHLAGLGARVAVLARRAERLDDLVARVERAGGRALALAADVTDAAAVRAAAERVAAELGGADLLFNNAGVMLPAPIEELAADQWQRQIDLNVTGLMNVIGAFVPQLVKAAGERGVADLINTSSIAAQNIFPNFAVYSGTKAFVTHLSRHLRAELGPKNVRVSAVEPGIVGTELQSHVTDEGARSWLEGSRQEMEWLTPEDVARTIGFLASLPPRANLQQVTIMPTGQAS
- a CDS encoding helix-turn-helix transcriptional regulator, whose product is MDRSRDLADFLRSRRARLTPDRTGLPADGRPRRVPGLRRDEVARLAGVSTEYYTRLEQGRAGNPSPEVTEALARALQLDPAEREHLTDLLARPARHAPIAPQRVRPGLYLMLQALDHVPAFILGRRTDVLASNRLAREVLTDFESLPAPHRNLARYYLLDPEARTRTGDWERIAAETVAVLRLEAGRYPHDRRLSDLVGELTLRSPEFSTWWHDHRVLRRTHGSKTYHHPLVGELHFAYESLQPPGDPDQTLCVYNVEPGSPTAEALRLLAGWTAPAASS
- a CDS encoding sensor histidine kinase translates to MRLSLRARLLSITVALLVVGLVVISSVVVRQLEHQLLARVDAQLAPMSRALATVPPDLLDRLQTQVGQGPLAADSLDLITRGYAGYLSAGGVVLRSFGDRAGPHLPRLDAAAVTARGGEPFTVAGDDGQEWRAVVLPARGTTRHSGVVAAVSLEAVHATVGRVRAACLVAGSILLAVLALAGGIAIRAGLAPLRRVEETAAAIAGGDLSRRVPEPATSGTEVGRLARSLNTMLAQIEQGVAVKVESEARMRRFVADVSHELRTPLFGIKGFSELYRMGGTEAGPAMARIESESGRLAELVDDLLLLAGLDESDGPGLDLTPMDLRTLAADARHDFTALDPTRAIAFTGPSGGPAASAPVLGDEARLRQVVSNLVGNAVTHTPAGTPVRIGVGTDGGEAVLVIADEGPGLGPEEAARVFDRFYRADGSRARATGGAGLGLAIVRSIVAAHGGRVELRSAPGAGAAFEIRLPAAAP
- a CDS encoding ABC transporter ATP-binding protein — encoded protein: MIQLSGLTKRYGEQLVVDDLTFTVRPGLVTGFLGPNGAGKSTTMRMVLGLDLPTAGTATIDGRPHHELAHPLRVIGSMLEAQAVHPRRTAYKHLLYLAQTNDLPASRVEEVLGLVGLSDAAGRRAGAFSLGMSQRLGIAAALLGDPPVLMLDEPVNGLDPEGVRWIRTLIRALAAEGRTVLVSSHLMSEMAVTADRLVVIGKGRLIAEGELGEFTETGAAVVVRTPGAAAFARRLELAGARVQAGEDGELLVTGLGMPDVGRLACAESVPLEELTTRRVSLEEAFMDLTSDAVEYGAAR
- a CDS encoding HIT family protein, with product MTSSDEEHLAFLARYPTLPGYVLVSPKRHVEHVVRDLDERAFHAIMGVVRRVAPAVESVVPSERTYVLSLGSRQGNAHLHWHVAPLPPGTPYEQQQFHALMSENGVLRWDRERAEELAARLRAALS
- a CDS encoding dihydrofolate reductase family protein, giving the protein MKITLATFLTLDGVMQGPGTPTEDPSGGFEHGGWQFPYADEELGIHTERWFAEADAFLLGRRTYEIFAAYWPTVAGTDDVVANSLNALPKYVVSTTLDEAAWHNTTIIRSDVVKEVAELRARPGRELQIHGSGALAGALLDHGLIDELRLWTYPVVLGSGRRLFEPGRTPSALRLVESRTTGSGCVLSVYRPAGKPTYGDFTQQG